In Acidobacteriota bacterium, a single genomic region encodes these proteins:
- the pbpC gene encoding penicillin-binding protein 1C — protein sequence MIRRRAVLPAVVAALALVAWLRLGTLPDGLVDDRAEPSTLVIDRSGAVLYEARSAEGARAIRMRADAIPPVLAAATLGAEDHRFYRHPGLDPLAIARAFMRNARAGRVVEGGSTITQQVAKLLLARRAGSRHGWRAKVQEAIVALRLEHRLAKRDILALYLTLAPYGNQIGGAERASRAYFARDPAQLTPAQAAFLAALPQRPSSFNPWRDAGKAQPRQRAILRRMQALGLLSAADASHALAERVTPLRPGDESPAPHFVENVLASFGRGRRPARIQTTLDIELQRAVRGIIETRRDDLRAHGAHHVAVVVLDNRSGEWLAWEGSGDYFDPNGGTIDGARVPRQPGSALKPFTYALAFEEGYSPASVLPDVPSHFPTAEPGVFYSPRNYDGEYRGPLLARAALAGSENVPAVALLSRLGVPSLLRLLRRAGVTTLEKAGVYYGLGLTLGNAEVRLDELVTAYAALARGGVGVSPVSVKGAPREGRTEERLVSNRSAYWVTDILADADAREYVFGRGGSLEFPFPVAAKTGTSQAYHDNWAIGYTREVTVGVWVGNFDRTPLRNSSGVTGAGPIFHAVMLAAMERVAPASGAAAGGDTFEIVAAPSDAERRTICLVSGLAATDSCPRQALESVAREVVLSPCSWHQKSADGVATVWPDEYRRWAHDRGLIEPAPPRLRTIAIRPRSAALEILNPPQGAIYLIDPTLRRGYQTLPLRASGTPGALRWMVDGRHVGSAPPEEAVQWPLAAGAHRIEVTDARGRRAETRIIVR from the coding sequence ATGATCAGGCGGCGCGCGGTTCTTCCGGCGGTCGTGGCGGCGCTGGCGCTCGTGGCGTGGCTGCGGCTCGGCACGTTGCCTGACGGGCTGGTGGACGACCGCGCGGAGCCGTCCACGCTCGTGATCGACCGCTCCGGCGCCGTGCTGTACGAGGCGCGATCCGCTGAAGGGGCGCGCGCGATCCGCATGCGCGCCGACGCGATCCCGCCCGTGCTCGCCGCGGCGACGCTGGGGGCCGAGGATCACCGCTTCTACCGTCATCCGGGCCTCGATCCGCTCGCCATCGCGCGCGCGTTCATGCGCAACGCGCGCGCCGGGCGTGTCGTGGAGGGCGGATCCACGATCACGCAGCAGGTGGCGAAGCTGCTGCTCGCGCGCCGCGCCGGATCCAGGCACGGCTGGCGCGCCAAGGTGCAGGAAGCCATCGTGGCGCTCAGGCTGGAGCACCGCCTCGCCAAACGCGACATTCTCGCGCTTTACCTGACGCTGGCGCCGTACGGGAACCAGATCGGCGGAGCCGAGCGCGCCAGCCGCGCGTATTTCGCGCGCGATCCCGCCCAGCTCACGCCGGCGCAGGCCGCGTTCCTGGCCGCGCTGCCGCAGCGCCCGTCTTCGTTCAACCCGTGGCGAGACGCGGGCAAAGCGCAGCCGCGCCAGCGCGCGATCCTGCGCCGCATGCAGGCGCTCGGCCTGCTCTCCGCGGCTGACGCATCGCACGCGCTCGCCGAGCGCGTCACACCGCTGCGCCCCGGCGACGAATCGCCTGCGCCGCACTTCGTCGAGAACGTGCTCGCGTCGTTCGGACGCGGCCGGCGCCCGGCGCGCATTCAGACGACGCTGGACATCGAGCTGCAGCGCGCGGTTCGAGGAATCATCGAAACGCGGCGCGACGACCTTCGCGCCCACGGCGCGCATCACGTGGCCGTCGTCGTGCTCGACAACCGGAGCGGCGAGTGGCTGGCGTGGGAAGGGTCCGGCGACTACTTCGATCCGAACGGCGGAACGATTGACGGCGCGCGCGTGCCGCGTCAACCCGGCTCGGCCCTGAAGCCGTTCACCTACGCGCTCGCCTTCGAAGAAGGATACAGCCCCGCGTCGGTCCTGCCCGACGTTCCGTCCCACTTCCCGACGGCCGAGCCCGGCGTGTTCTACAGCCCGCGCAACTACGACGGCGAGTACCGCGGCCCGCTGCTCGCGCGCGCGGCGCTTGCCGGCTCGGAGAACGTGCCGGCCGTCGCGTTGCTCTCGCGCCTCGGCGTCCCGTCGCTGCTGCGCCTGCTCCGGCGCGCGGGCGTGACAACGCTGGAGAAGGCCGGCGTGTATTACGGGCTCGGGCTGACGCTCGGAAATGCGGAGGTGCGGCTCGACGAGCTCGTCACGGCATACGCCGCGCTGGCGCGCGGCGGCGTTGGTGTATCGCCTGTGTCGGTGAAGGGCGCCCCGCGCGAGGGGAGGACAGAGGAGCGCCTCGTCTCGAACCGATCGGCCTACTGGGTGACGGACATCCTCGCCGACGCGGACGCGCGCGAATACGTGTTCGGCCGCGGCGGCAGCCTCGAGTTTCCGTTCCCGGTGGCCGCCAAGACAGGCACGTCGCAGGCGTATCACGACAACTGGGCGATCGGCTACACGCGCGAGGTGACAGTGGGCGTGTGGGTCGGCAACTTCGATCGGACGCCGCTGAGAAACTCCTCGGGCGTGACCGGAGCGGGGCCGATCTTCCACGCGGTGATGCTTGCGGCGATGGAGCGGGTCGCGCCCGCGTCCGGCGCTGCTGCCGGCGGCGACACCTTCGAGATCGTCGCGGCGCCTTCCGACGCGGAGCGCCGGACGATCTGCCTCGTGTCAGGGCTGGCGGCAACCGACTCGTGCCCGCGGCAGGCGCTGGAATCCGTGGCGCGCGAGGTCGTGCTGTCCCCCTGCTCGTGGCACCAGAAGAGCGCGGACGGCGTGGCCACCGTCTGGCCGGATGAATACCGCCGGTGGGCGCACGACCGGGGGTTGATCGAACCGGCGCCGCCGCGCCTGCGCACGATCGCGATCCGCCCGCGATCCGCCGCGCTCGAGATCCTGAACCCGCCGCAAGGGGCCATTTACCTCATCGATCCCACGCTGCGGCGCGGCTACCAGACGCTGCCGCTCCGCGCGTCCGGCACTCCAGGAGCGCTGAGGTGGATGGTGGACGGCCGGCACGTCGGGAGTGCGCCGCCGGAGGAGGCCGTGCAGTGGCCGCTCGCCGCCGGCGCTCATCGGATCGAGGTGACCGACGCGCGCGGCCGGCGTGCCGAGACCAGGATTATCGTGCGGTAG
- the xth gene encoding exodeoxyribonuclease III, which yields MKIATWNVNGIRARAAQVHEWIAREQPDVFCLQEIKAAPAQLAPELCELEGYWCYWHGEKGYSGVGLHVRKSTFPERPAFSHPPFDLENRVVTAQMGTLTVASVYVPNGGKDFPGKMRFLEAMESYAGSFRATGAPVIICGDLNVARAEIDVHPKERKPRAIGQLPEERALFARLLDQGLVDVARHLHPDDAALFTWWAPWRNLRQRNIGWRIDYILASQALGERARTFESQREFGTSDHAPLVAVFDGATAR from the coding sequence CTGAAGATCGCCACCTGGAACGTCAACGGCATCCGCGCCCGCGCGGCGCAGGTCCACGAGTGGATCGCGCGCGAGCAGCCGGACGTCTTCTGCCTGCAGGAGATCAAGGCCGCGCCAGCGCAGCTTGCGCCCGAGCTGTGCGAGCTGGAAGGCTATTGGTGCTACTGGCACGGCGAGAAGGGGTACTCCGGCGTCGGCCTGCACGTGCGCAAGTCCACGTTCCCGGAGCGCCCGGCGTTTTCCCATCCTCCCTTCGATCTCGAGAACCGCGTCGTCACGGCGCAGATGGGGACGCTCACCGTCGCGTCGGTGTACGTCCCCAATGGCGGAAAGGACTTTCCCGGCAAGATGCGGTTCCTGGAGGCGATGGAATCGTACGCGGGATCGTTCCGCGCCACCGGCGCGCCGGTGATCATCTGCGGCGACCTGAACGTCGCACGCGCGGAGATCGACGTCCACCCGAAGGAGCGCAAGCCGCGCGCGATCGGGCAGCTTCCCGAGGAGCGCGCGCTCTTCGCGCGCCTGCTCGACCAGGGGCTCGTGGACGTGGCGCGCCATCTCCACCCGGACGATGCGGCGTTGTTCACGTGGTGGGCGCCGTGGCGCAACCTCCGGCAGCGGAATATCGGCTGGCGGATCGATTACATCCTCGCCAGCCAGGCGCTCGGCGAGCGCGCGCGCACGTTCGAGTCGCAGCGCGAGTTCGGCACGAGCGATCACGCCCCGCTCGTCGCGGTCTTTGACGGTGCTACCGCACGATAA
- the pepT gene encoding peptidase T, with protein MSARAVDRFLRYVRVDTQSHEASGTSPSTSGQLTLLTMLRDELREMGATDVTLDQHGYVMARLPATAPGGDEVPIVGFLAHVDTSPEMSGRDVKPIVHAAYDGRDLLFPDDPALVLRSSDHPELSTCLGHDIVTASGLTLLGADDKAGVAEIMAAAAHLLAHPEIPHGRVRIAFTPDEEIGRGTAHFDVAAFGAAVAYTLDGGARGELEFESFSADAMTVVFHGFNTHPGYAKGKMVNALRAAGAFLAGLPQDRLSPETTGGYEGYVHPYVIDGGVERVRVRVLLRDFDTRALAGHRALVERAAHAAAARVPGVRVEIAVEESYRNMREVLEHHPRAVESAKEAIRRAGLEPVMKPIRGGTDGSRLSFMGLPTPNLFAGEHNFHSRLEWVSAQDMDTAVEVIVHLCQILAEPA; from the coding sequence ATGAGCGCGCGCGCGGTCGATCGCTTCCTGCGCTACGTGCGCGTGGACACACAATCACACGAAGCCTCGGGCACGTCGCCGAGCACGTCCGGACAGCTCACGCTGCTCACGATGCTGCGCGACGAGCTGCGCGAAATGGGCGCAACGGACGTCACGCTGGACCAGCACGGCTACGTGATGGCGAGGCTGCCGGCCACCGCGCCCGGCGGAGACGAGGTGCCGATTGTCGGCTTTCTGGCGCACGTGGACACTTCGCCGGAGATGAGCGGCAGGGACGTCAAGCCGATCGTTCACGCGGCGTACGACGGCCGCGACCTCCTGTTTCCTGACGATCCCGCGCTGGTGCTGCGCAGCTCCGATCATCCGGAGCTCAGCACCTGCCTCGGCCACGACATCGTCACCGCGTCTGGCCTGACGTTGCTCGGCGCCGATGACAAAGCAGGCGTCGCCGAGATCATGGCTGCCGCGGCGCACCTGCTCGCCCATCCCGAGATTCCGCACGGCCGGGTGCGGATCGCCTTTACACCGGATGAAGAGATCGGACGCGGCACCGCGCACTTCGATGTCGCCGCGTTTGGCGCGGCAGTCGCGTATACGCTGGATGGCGGCGCGCGCGGGGAGTTGGAGTTCGAGAGCTTTTCCGCCGACGCCATGACGGTCGTGTTCCACGGGTTCAACACGCATCCGGGCTACGCGAAGGGGAAGATGGTCAACGCGCTCAGGGCCGCGGGCGCATTCCTGGCCGGACTTCCGCAGGATCGTCTCTCGCCGGAGACGACCGGCGGCTACGAAGGGTACGTGCATCCGTACGTCATCGACGGCGGCGTCGAGCGCGTGCGCGTGCGCGTGCTGCTGAGGGACTTCGACACGCGCGCCCTCGCCGGGCACCGTGCGCTGGTGGAGCGCGCGGCCCACGCCGCGGCGGCGCGCGTTCCCGGCGTGCGCGTGGAGATCGCCGTCGAGGAGTCGTACCGCAACATGCGGGAGGTGCTGGAGCATCACCCGCGCGCGGTGGAGAGCGCGAAGGAAGCCATCCGACGCGCCGGGCTCGAGCCGGTGATGAAGCCGATCCGCGGCGGGACGGATGGATCGCGACTTTCATTCATGGGACTGCCGACGCCGAATCTCTTTGCGGGGGAGCACAACTTCCACTCGCGGCTCGAGTGGGTGTCCGCGCAGGACATGGACACGGCGGTGGAGGTGATCGTCCACCTGTGCCAGATTCTGGCGGAGCCCGCCTGA
- a CDS encoding M48 family metallopeptidase produces the protein MPFALPFREKPAADRPRPVRVGGRVHLVRFVRVRRARRYVMRMKPDGTLRVAVPPFGSLGDAAAFVQSQREWIERERARVLRAAAAQPPRDEIAALRRRAKRELPPRLLVLAREHGFTVERVSVRNQRTLWGSCCRRKASISLNWRLIRMPDEVRDYILLHELAHLRHASHSRQYWRLVASICPWYRDAHRWLRRHGSLL, from the coding sequence ATGCCGTTCGCGCTGCCGTTTCGGGAGAAACCGGCGGCCGACAGGCCGCGCCCCGTGCGGGTGGGGGGCCGCGTGCATCTCGTCAGGTTCGTGCGCGTCCGTCGCGCGCGCCGCTACGTCATGCGGATGAAGCCGGACGGCACGCTGCGCGTGGCGGTCCCCCCGTTCGGAAGCCTGGGGGACGCGGCGGCGTTCGTGCAGTCGCAGCGGGAATGGATCGAGCGGGAACGCGCGAGGGTGCTGCGCGCCGCCGCCGCGCAGCCGCCGCGCGACGAGATCGCGGCGCTGCGTCGTCGCGCAAAGCGCGAGCTGCCTCCCCGGCTGCTGGTGCTGGCGCGGGAGCACGGGTTCACCGTGGAACGCGTCAGCGTCCGGAACCAGCGCACGCTGTGGGGATCGTGCTGCCGCCGCAAGGCGTCGATCTCGCTCAACTGGCGCCTGATCCGGATGCCGGACGAGGTGCGCGACTACATCCTGCTTCACGAGCTGGCGCACCTGCGGCACGCGAGCCACTCGCGGCAGTACTGGAGGCTGGTCGCATCGATCTGCCCGTGGTATCGCGACGCGCACCGCTGGCTGCGCCGTCACGGCTCGCTGCTGTAG
- a CDS encoding S9 family peptidase codes for MRVKGIVLAPAIIVAITNLAGAQQAGRPMAIEELITAVRVSEPQLSPDGKTVAYVRTVTDGKTGRRNADIWSVPADGAGEPKLLIGGDKGETTPRFLPDGKRIAFISTRDGAPQIYTADMDGGDVKAITKLAAGAQSPYAISADGAKVAFVSDVYPECPDEACNKQRAEEAEKSPVKVHRITRLLFRHWAEWRENVRHHIFVTDIASGDTRDLTPGDFDSPPYFYEDGALAFSPDGKEIAFASNREGKDAEAWTTNQDIFVVPVAGGEAKRVTGGKGYDVQPVYSPDGKAIVVRSQRRAGFEADRWYLVAFDRATGQHRPVFDTPDLSVGDFAFGRDGQSIFFTAADRGVENLYSVTYPAGTPRVVARGGAVGSFEPGEGFVVFARSSLASPPDVFRVELASGAEKRLTSENQGWLKDVAFTPAESKTVAGAGGTPVQYWLIKPPHFDAARRYPVVFMIHGGPQGAWEDAWSYRWNPQLWAAQGYVIAAPNPRGSTGFGQKFVDEISQDWGGKVMTDLDAVFAEVARLPYADSQRMGIAGASYGGYAVNWIAGHTDRFKAAVSHDGVFNLESMSLATEELWFPEWEFGGPATSAAARANFAKWSPHLFAQNIKTPMLVITNELDYRVPVDQGIQLFTALRRQGVPSEMLIFPDEGHWVLKALNSRVWHEAVFGWLQKYLAPAPRR; via the coding sequence ATGCGTGTCAAAGGAATCGTTCTTGCGCCCGCAATCATCGTTGCTATCACCAATCTCGCGGGCGCCCAGCAGGCGGGGCGGCCGATGGCCATCGAGGAGCTGATCACCGCCGTTCGCGTGAGCGAGCCGCAGCTCTCGCCGGACGGCAAGACGGTGGCCTACGTTCGGACCGTCACCGACGGCAAGACTGGCCGCCGTAACGCCGACATCTGGTCTGTCCCCGCCGACGGCGCCGGAGAACCCAAACTCCTCATCGGCGGGGACAAAGGCGAGACGACCCCGCGGTTCCTGCCGGACGGAAAGCGTATCGCGTTCATCTCAACCCGCGACGGCGCGCCGCAAATCTACACGGCGGACATGGACGGCGGCGACGTGAAGGCCATCACGAAGCTCGCCGCCGGAGCCCAGAGCCCCTACGCGATCTCGGCGGACGGCGCCAAAGTGGCGTTCGTATCCGACGTCTATCCCGAGTGTCCAGACGAGGCGTGCAACAAGCAGCGCGCGGAAGAGGCCGAGAAGAGCCCCGTGAAAGTACACCGCATCACGCGCCTCCTGTTCCGCCACTGGGCGGAATGGCGCGAGAACGTGCGCCATCACATCTTCGTCACCGATATCGCGTCCGGAGATACCCGGGATCTGACACCCGGCGACTTCGACTCGCCGCCGTATTTCTACGAGGACGGCGCGCTGGCCTTCTCGCCGGACGGCAAGGAAATCGCGTTCGCGTCCAACCGCGAAGGAAAGGACGCCGAGGCCTGGACGACGAACCAGGACATCTTCGTCGTGCCGGTCGCGGGCGGCGAAGCGAAGCGGGTGACTGGCGGCAAGGGTTACGACGTGCAGCCCGTCTACTCGCCGGACGGCAAGGCCATCGTCGTCCGCTCGCAGCGGCGCGCCGGGTTCGAGGCGGACCGCTGGTACCTCGTCGCGTTCGATCGTGCCACCGGCCAGCACCGCCCCGTGTTCGACACGCCCGATCTCTCGGTGGGCGATTTCGCGTTCGGCCGCGACGGCCAATCGATCTTCTTCACGGCCGCCGATCGCGGCGTGGAAAACCTCTATTCGGTTACGTATCCCGCCGGCACGCCGAGGGTGGTTGCCAGGGGGGGCGCGGTCGGTTCCTTCGAGCCCGGGGAGGGGTTTGTGGTGTTCGCGCGCAGCTCGCTCGCCTCGCCGCCCGACGTGTTCCGCGTGGAGCTGGCGAGCGGCGCAGAGAAGCGCCTGACCAGCGAGAACCAGGGCTGGTTGAAGGATGTGGCGTTCACGCCGGCCGAGAGCAAGACCGTGGCGGGCGCGGGCGGCACGCCGGTGCAGTACTGGCTGATCAAGCCGCCGCACTTCGACGCCGCGCGCAGGTACCCGGTGGTCTTCATGATTCACGGCGGGCCGCAGGGCGCGTGGGAAGACGCGTGGTCGTACCGCTGGAACCCGCAGCTCTGGGCGGCCCAGGGCTACGTGATTGCCGCGCCCAACCCGCGCGGCTCGACCGGCTTCGGGCAGAAGTTCGTCGACGAGATCTCGCAGGACTGGGGCGGGAAAGTCATGACGGACCTCGACGCCGTGTTTGCCGAGGTCGCGCGCCTGCCGTACGCGGATTCGCAGCGGATGGGCATCGCGGGCGCGAGCTACGGCGGCTACGCGGTGAACTGGATCGCCGGCCACACCGATCGGTTCAAGGCCGCCGTGTCGCACGACGGCGTCTTCAACCTCGAGTCGATGTCGCTCGCCACCGAGGAGCTGTGGTTCCCCGAGTGGGAGTTCGGCGGCCCAGCCACCTCTGCCGCCGCGCGCGCGAACTTCGCGAAGTGGTCGCCGCACCTGTTCGCGCAGAACATCAAGACGCCGATGCTGGTGATTACCAACGAGCTGGACTACCGCGTCCCGGTGGATCAGGGCATCCAGTTGTTTACGGCGCTCCGCCGCCAGGGGGTGCCGAGCGAGATGCTCATCTTTCCCGATGAAGGGCACTGGGTCCTGAAGGCCCTCAACAGCCGCGTCTGGCACGAGGCCGTGTTCGGCTGGCTGCAGAAGTACCTTGCGCCTGCTCCACGTCGCTGA
- a CDS encoding RNA methyltransferase gives MRLLHVADPEDPRVALYRGVRDPELLRDHGVFIAEGRLVVQRLIEQSPFRVRSVLVTPPALTALAATLASSPADVFTVSLDVMALITTYNVHRGCLAIAERAAAATLDALLASRGPLVVLENVGNPDNVGGTFRNAAAFGASGVVLSPGCSDPLYRKAIRTSMAATLTTPFVVAEPWPESVERLRLAGWKVIALSPGADRELADVARGVGSTHTALLLGHEGEGLSVDAARLATHHARIPMAAGADSLNVATAAAVALYELRTI, from the coding sequence TTGCGCCTGCTCCACGTCGCTGATCCCGAAGACCCGCGCGTCGCGCTCTATCGCGGCGTGCGCGACCCCGAGCTGCTGCGCGACCACGGCGTGTTCATCGCCGAAGGGCGGCTGGTCGTGCAGCGGCTCATCGAGCAGTCCCCGTTCCGCGTCCGCTCCGTCCTCGTCACGCCGCCCGCGCTCACCGCGCTGGCCGCCACACTGGCCTCGTCGCCCGCCGACGTCTTCACGGTTTCCCTGGACGTGATGGCGTTGATCACCACCTACAACGTGCACCGCGGCTGCCTGGCGATTGCCGAGCGCGCGGCGGCCGCAACGCTGGACGCGCTGCTCGCGTCGCGAGGACCGCTCGTCGTGCTCGAAAACGTGGGAAACCCGGACAACGTGGGGGGCACGTTCCGAAACGCGGCGGCGTTCGGTGCGTCAGGCGTCGTGCTGTCGCCGGGCTGCAGCGATCCGCTCTACCGAAAGGCGATACGCACGTCGATGGCGGCAACCCTGACGACGCCGTTCGTCGTTGCGGAGCCGTGGCCCGAGAGCGTGGAGCGCCTGCGCCTGGCGGGGTGGAAGGTGATCGCGCTGTCGCCCGGCGCGGACCGCGAGCTGGCGGACGTTGCGCGAGGGGTCGGATCCACTCACACCGCGCTGCTCCTCGGCCACGAAGGGGAAGGGCTGTCGGTCGATGCGGCGCGCCTCGCCACGCACCACGCGCGGATCCCGATGGCGGCGGGCGCCGACTCGCTCAACGTGGCAACGGCGGCCGCCGTGGCGCTCTACGAACTGCGGACGATCTGA
- a CDS encoding HipA domain-containing protein translates to MFRILEDGAARSAGELLTLAARQTVWMPMGTVSNGLPIELADARPSGFLGRHVAAIHADLRLPARLVDWSDHHVLLAMSRRGEDLPGNLIVGEESFARWQALDIPARPRNEYPDVAEATIAGHPPGSSAGGERPKFGAFVDGRHVLVKFAARGGAGDGVARRWCDLLVLEALALNVVSSRGVPAALTRIVETDSHCFLESDRFDRVGVRGRVAVLSLAAVQEDPADPWARAAVLLRHAGRLSSEDARRLQWLDAFGALIANTDRHPYNVVFFVEGVSLRLAPAFDQVSMLYAPTADGQVPPRTFAPPHATADTLDVWDDARAAASEFWQRASDDARLTDDVRSFSAANASALVS, encoded by the coding sequence GTGTTCCGGATCTTGGAAGACGGAGCCGCTCGGTCGGCAGGCGAACTCCTCACCCTGGCGGCGCGGCAGACGGTATGGATGCCGATGGGCACGGTGTCGAACGGGCTTCCGATTGAGCTCGCGGACGCACGCCCCTCGGGATTCCTCGGACGACACGTTGCCGCGATTCACGCCGACCTGCGGCTGCCGGCGCGCCTGGTGGATTGGTCCGATCACCACGTACTGCTTGCCATGTCGCGACGTGGTGAGGACTTGCCTGGCAATCTCATCGTTGGTGAAGAATCGTTTGCTCGCTGGCAGGCGCTCGACATTCCCGCCAGGCCGCGCAACGAGTATCCGGATGTGGCCGAGGCGACGATCGCAGGACATCCCCCGGGATCATCTGCGGGCGGCGAGCGTCCCAAGTTCGGGGCGTTCGTTGATGGACGTCACGTACTTGTCAAGTTCGCCGCCCGCGGCGGCGCAGGCGACGGAGTGGCCCGGCGCTGGTGCGATCTCCTTGTGCTCGAGGCGCTCGCGCTGAACGTGGTGTCTTCGCGCGGCGTGCCCGCAGCCCTGACACGCATTGTCGAAACCGATTCGCACTGCTTCCTCGAGAGCGACCGGTTCGATCGCGTCGGAGTCAGGGGCCGTGTGGCTGTATTGAGCTTGGCGGCGGTTCAAGAGGATCCCGCGGACCCATGGGCTCGGGCGGCTGTGCTGCTGAGACACGCTGGGCGCCTGTCCAGCGAAGATGCCCGTCGCCTCCAGTGGCTCGATGCGTTTGGGGCGCTCATCGCGAATACGGATCGGCATCCGTACAACGTCGTCTTTTTTGTGGAGGGTGTCAGTCTGCGGCTTGCGCCGGCGTTCGATCAGGTATCGATGTTGTACGCGCCAACGGCCGATGGCCAGGTGCCGCCTCGCACCTTTGCGCCACCGCACGCCACAGCCGATACGCTGGACGTGTGGGATGACGCCCGCGCGGCGGCGTCCGAGTTCTGGCAGCGGGCAAGTGATGATGCCCGCCTGACGGATGATGTCCGGAGCTTCTCTGCTGCGAACGCGAGTGCGCTCGTCAGCTGA
- a CDS encoding HAD-IA family hydrolase, with protein MRLAVFDLDGTLVDSRKDLADAVNALLAELGRPSLSEAAVGEMVGEGARVLIDRALAASRVEAALAPAALQRFLALYDARLLNHTAPYDGIPELLQALHGRTRLAVLTNKPGAASLRILEGLKLARFFDEVIGGDSALPRKPDPAALLHLMDRFGSTPEETVLVGDSRIDLETARNAGVRACLVRYGFGFRFDDAELRGVAVAGSPGEIAGKAIR; from the coding sequence GTGCGACTGGCCGTTTTCGATCTCGACGGCACGCTGGTCGATTCGCGGAAGGATCTCGCGGATGCGGTGAACGCCCTGCTCGCGGAGCTGGGGCGCCCGTCGCTGAGCGAGGCGGCGGTCGGCGAGATGGTGGGCGAAGGGGCGCGCGTGCTGATCGATCGCGCGCTGGCGGCCAGCCGCGTCGAAGCCGCGCTTGCGCCGGCCGCGCTGCAACGGTTCCTGGCGCTGTACGACGCGCGGCTGCTGAATCACACGGCGCCCTACGATGGGATTCCCGAGCTGCTCCAGGCGCTGCACGGCCGCACGCGCCTGGCCGTCCTCACGAACAAGCCCGGCGCCGCAAGCCTCCGCATCCTCGAGGGACTGAAGCTCGCGCGCTTCTTCGACGAAGTGATTGGAGGCGACAGCGCCCTGCCGCGCAAGCCCGATCCCGCCGCGCTGCTGCACCTGATGGATCGCTTCGGTTCCACGCCGGAGGAAACCGTGCTGGTCGGCGATTCGCGCATCGACCTCGAAACGGCGCGGAACGCGGGCGTGCGCGCGTGCCTGGTCCGCTACGGCTTCGGGTTCAGGTTCGACGACGCCGAGCTGCGAGGCGTGGCGGTCGCGGGCTCGCCGGGGGAGATCGCCGGCAAGGCCATCCGTTAA